In Candidatus Paceibacterota bacterium, the following proteins share a genomic window:
- a CDS encoding DNA topoisomerase subunit B, with protein MSKNKDEKVKKEGHYDASSIQVLEGLEPVRKRPGMYIGTTGPDGLHHLITEIFDNSRDEAMGGFSDHIEVALLPNNRVRITDNGRGIPVDIHKQTKVSALETIMTVLHAGGKFGGEDTGYKVSGGLHGVGASVVNALSVYMKVIVHKDGYAYMQEYSKGKVKAPVKKIGKSDNHGTVVNFEPDPEIFKEGIVFDFSRVVSHMRQQAYLVKGLRITAIDARGLTEKIESNKEMFYFAELGLEAPSQSFCFEGGLLSLVKFYNQFQKPIHKNVFYIEKKSEGVESVEVSLQYVDDISARIMAFANNIYNPEGGTHITGFKAALTRALNAYAKKNNLVKDSEDNFTGDDALEGLTAVISVKIRNIQFEGQTKAKLGSVEARGAVEEVFGDAFNMFLEENPDDARSIISKVILALKARKAAKAAKDSILRKGALEGMTLPGKLADCQSKEASESEIFIVEGDSAGGTAKMGRDRRTQAILPLRGKILNIERARLDRMLGSEQIKNLVVALGTAIGDTFDIEKLRYHKIIIATDADVDGAHIRTLLLTLFYRYFKPLIDGGYICIAQPPLYKVKVGKEVHYFYTEEEKTFFFKKSKISDTEVEEVESAEEAPAEAEVETEGKKSAKVHVQRYKGLGEMNAEELWETTMDPTKRMMKRVSVNDAAEADKIFDMLMGTDVPARKAFIQSNAKLANIDI; from the coding sequence ATGTCAAAAAACAAAGACGAGAAAGTCAAAAAAGAAGGTCATTATGATGCAAGTTCTATACAGGTTCTTGAGGGTTTGGAGCCGGTCAGAAAGCGCCCCGGAATGTATATCGGTACCACTGGCCCCGATGGGCTTCATCACCTTATAACAGAGATCTTTGACAACTCTCGTGACGAAGCGATGGGCGGCTTTTCTGATCACATTGAAGTTGCACTTCTACCAAACAATAGAGTGAGAATTACAGACAATGGCCGAGGTATTCCCGTAGATATTCACAAACAGACAAAAGTTTCTGCACTTGAAACTATCATGACAGTCCTTCATGCCGGAGGAAAATTCGGTGGAGAAGATACAGGATACAAAGTTTCCGGTGGGCTTCATGGAGTCGGAGCATCTGTTGTAAACGCCCTCTCTGTTTATATGAAAGTAATCGTGCACAAAGACGGTTATGCCTACATGCAAGAATATTCAAAAGGAAAAGTAAAAGCTCCTGTCAAAAAAATCGGCAAATCGGACAATCACGGAACGGTAGTCAATTTTGAGCCAGATCCTGAGATTTTCAAAGAAGGGATAGTATTTGATTTTAGCAGAGTTGTTTCTCATATGCGCCAGCAAGCATATCTTGTAAAAGGTTTGAGAATCACTGCCATAGATGCAAGAGGACTCACTGAGAAGATTGAGAGCAATAAAGAAATGTTTTATTTTGCCGAGCTTGGTTTAGAAGCTCCATCTCAATCATTTTGCTTTGAAGGCGGGCTTTTATCGCTTGTCAAATTTTACAATCAATTTCAAAAGCCGATTCACAAAAATGTTTTTTATATTGAGAAAAAATCCGAGGGTGTGGAATCGGTAGAAGTTTCTTTGCAATATGTAGACGACATCTCTGCGAGAATAATGGCTTTTGCCAACAACATTTACAATCCGGAGGGCGGAACACATATCACAGGTTTCAAAGCCGCACTTACAAGAGCGTTGAATGCCTATGCCAAGAAGAATAATCTGGTAAAAGATAGCGAAGACAATTTTACCGGAGACGACGCGCTTGAGGGGCTTACGGCTGTCATTTCTGTAAAGATACGCAATATTCAGTTTGAGGGTCAGACAAAGGCCAAACTCGGCTCTGTGGAGGCTAGGGGGGCTGTGGAGGAGGTCTTTGGCGACGCATTTAACATGTTTCTTGAGGAAAACCCAGATGATGCGAGATCCATCATTTCCAAGGTTATTCTTGCCCTAAAAGCCAGAAAAGCTGCCAAAGCCGCCAAGGATTCTATATTGAGAAAAGGTGCTCTTGAGGGTATGACTTTGCCAGGGAAGCTCGCAGACTGTCAGAGTAAGGAAGCTTCCGAATCTGAAATATTTATTGTTGAGGGAGATTCTGCAGGAGGCACGGCCAAAATGGGACGCGACAGACGCACCCAAGCCATCTTGCCTTTGCGAGGAAAGATTTTGAATATTGAAAGAGCAAGACTTGATAGAATGCTCGGATCAGAGCAGATTAAAAACCTTGTCGTTGCACTCGGTACGGCTATCGGTGATACTTTTGATATTGAAAAGTTGAGATATCACAAGATAATCATCGCCACAGATGCCGATGTAGACGGAGCGCATATTCGCACCTTGCTTCTCACACTCTTTTACAGATATTTTAAACCGCTTATAGACGGAGGATATATTTGCATTGCCCAGCCACCGCTTTATAAAGTGAAAGTTGGAAAAGAAGTGCATTATTTTTACACAGAAGAGGAAAAAACATTTTTCTTCAAGAAATCAAAAATCTCTGATACGGAAGTTGAGGAAGTTGAAAGCGCGGAAGAAGCTCCCGCGGAAGCGGAGGTTGAAACAGAAGGGAAGAAAAGTGCAAAAGTCCATGTCCAAAGATATAAGGGTCTTGGAGAAATGAATGCCGAAGAGCTCTGGGAGACGACCATGGATCCGACAAAACGTATGATGAAAAGAGTTTCTGTAAATGATGCCGCCGAAGCCGACAAAATCTTTGATATGCTTATGGGCACCGATGTCCCCGCTAGAAAGGCGTTTATACAGTCAAATGCGAAGTTGGCTAACATAGATATTTAG